The sequence atgccatctattttgtgaagtgcaccagtccctcctgcagcaaagcacccccacaacatgatgttgtcacccccatgcttcacagttgggatggtgttcttcggcttgcaagcatccccctttttcctccaaacataacgatggtcattatggccaaactgttccatttttgtttcatcagaccagaggacatttctcaaaaaagtctttgtccccatgtgcagttgcaaaccatagtctggctttttcgtggcggttttggagcagtggcttcttcctcgctgagcggcctttcaggttatgtcgatataggactcgttttactgtggatatagatactgttgtacctgtttcctccagcatattcacaaggtctttagttgttgttctgggattgatttgcacttttcgcaccaaagtacgttcatctctaggagacagaacgtgtctccttcctgagcggtatgacggctgcgtggtcccatggtgtttatacttgaatacatttgtttgtacagatgaacgtggtaccttcaggcatttggaaattgctcccaaggatgaaccagacttgtggaggtctcccccccaaaaattgaggtcctggctgatttcttttgattttcccatgatgtcaagcaaagaggcactgagtttgaaggtaggccttgaaatacatccacaggtacacctccaattaactcaactGATGTCAAGTTAggttatcagaagcttctaaagccatgacataattttctggaattttccaagctgtttaaagtcacagtcaacttagtgtatgtaaacttctgacccactggaattgtgatacggtgaattataagtgaaataatctgtctgtgaacaattgttggaaaaattacttgtgtcatgcacaaagtagatgtcctaactgacttgccaaaactgtagtttgttaacaagaaatttgtggagtggttgaaaaacgagttttaatgactccaacctaagtgtatgtaaacttccgacttcaactgtatgtgtgggcATAGGAAAACATTGCAATTGGAGGATGCATTTTATGCATAGGCTTATTCTACAATGATATTCAATAGGCTGCATCCATCAGTACAAACTTTGATTGAGAAATGACATCATAAAAAAAGTGTGCTCTACTTAggctcatttagctatttgaccACTGTAGGTATCCCCCAAAATACATAGAAATGAGgtgaaatgcattgaataacacataaatggtaaaacagacagtcaaaaaatgtatcacaGAAATGTCTGTCCTATATCAAGAAAACATatgaaagctcaggaaatattttcattttttggacacatatttaacccctttttttgttggcacaaaactacttcCATAATTAAAAAAAAACGGTAACAGGTTactttcagacgagtcccgtgatgTAGAGCAAAACGAAAAAAAAACGTTGTGTTCATGAGtttcccctttccatagtggggtttgtagcccaaacagttcggacgctacagacgtgtACAAAACATAAAATAGATATATGTATTTTAGATTAGATCTGATGactcatgtatccatttgttacATTGCTGGCGTATGGGCTTCCTGACTACCAAGCTCTTATGTGATGATGCCAGGCATTTGTTCACAAACACCACATACATTACATAAATAACTCTTGATTTATTCTAGCCTCAGAAGCCCAGGCTTGACTCCCATTTTGAGCTGAGCATTGCAATAATGAGTAATGACCACTAATGGGTGCTCTACACAGTGGAGGTCAGAGACACTGGAAACCACCAGACTTTTCAGTAGGATAATCATACTTTGGTGGTTAGTTTAATGCAACAACAGAGCATGTTGGCCAGTAATTCACTGCACACACTGTTTCATTTGTTTGAAATGCAGAGGAAAGAGAGCATTTTAATTGTGATCCTTATGATTATGCACAGAAGAAAAATGCCCTTCCAAGCTAATGGCTTATGTTATTTAACACCATGGTAGAACAATAGATCAATTGGGGACAACCGAAGAAAGACATATATATATCTGAGGTAAGACACATCAATAAGGAAAAGATCCTCACAGGGTGGAGATACTGGGAAATCATTGTCTGTTTCCTTGTGTAACAAAGCATACTGTCACAAATAGCAAACTGTTATCAAGGCACATCACGTGTCAGTTGTTTTACAATGTTATATTATGGGAATTAGAAAGAAGAGCAGAGTTGATGACTGAGTTTGTTTGATGACTGAACGTTTTATTTTGTGGGAAAAATCAAGAGCATTTCCTTGTCTTTAGCACAGCTGTCTTTAAGGCAGTTTGTTTTACAGGAAATTGTACATTGGACTGAAAATGAAACTGTGTGGTCAGCAAATGGTTAGACTCATAATGAGTATCAAACAGCATTAAATCCTCGAGGTACTGTAGATAACTGCATTAATATGAGCAATACTAAAACTGTAGCTGAAATCACTCATTTGCTTTCTGGAGTTTCATGGTGAGCATGGAGGTGAACTGGTTTTTCAATAACATCCCCCAACATGGGACATCTCTGTATAAACATGTCATTATCTCTGTATTATACATAGTAAAGGTACAGCATATACAGCAAGTAAATGTGGTATaagcagtggcgacccgtcattcagggcaggagGGGGCAGAGCCACCTGTTAAGACACCTGTtaagcaaaaaaaaaatattattttggcaCAAATTTATGTCACATAGAGTTAATAAAGCAGCTTACAAACGTGGTCtgtttcttgagtaaggcagctccaaaatgcaagtgtttcagcctagctcagtgctttctgtggtggagggaCAGCCAGACGAATATACAGAGCGTAGGcattggtaatgttctctagttgcgccgtgattggctcagcgtTCTGTCACTCCTGGGGACACTACGTCGCTGCAGAATCTACAGGGAGTGCTAGGCAGTTCTagcccccttgggtgctgccatagatttacattagaagtgcccatccaagaaggcccaaggtcattggccacagataaaattatgtcaaatcatGTTATAGCTTTGATTGAACTGATGTTAcgttcaaaatcttagctagttGCTAGACAAGCAGTTATCATCATGAATCActtcgacaatctactggcaaatccttttcaatccttgtcatatgaagataaattacAGATAAAAGGTATCGGTGCTAaacggccattggacataaacattatacAACAAgtcggaaatcgcaaattcaacaatgagtgcttGGGAAggatcagtggctaactgcaagcgttgcaaagcaatccctattttgcttcccctgcctgctatttggtggagagggtgtgtggtccaagtctgggtttaaggatttAAAACATCTGTCTGAAATTGtgtcttttccaagcttaaaaggataaacattcactcgCAACACCATGGGTGCAACACCATGGgtgccagaaaaggttgaatacattgtccatgctgtcaatccagcatgacttctgccgctttcaaaacaaatggaaactcggaactgggaaatctcagatttcagtgagttcaagacaactggaaacttaGAAATAAACATGCTCAGATTGgggaaatacgttttgaacggtcatccaactcagaattccaagccGGGAACTAAagttccgacctgaagatcactgacgtcatgattcaaccttgtttttttcagtgttcccagttgtcttgaaagcaccttaGACGACAAACTTTTCCCACAAGAAGGAAcaccgtgccaccttcctgttcaagtgagcacagcacaacaatggTCCAAAAAcatcttgtatgctgctgcataaatgagcTCATGTGCTTTTcttcatgaggaggggatactatataatgtttttCGGTCTGTAAACGCTGTTGCCAGTGACTGGCTCTTCccattcaaatatttgttttcaaCAAAAAGTTCATGTATTTCCAGTATATATTGCAAGGGTCGTTTTGTTtgcgctgtctgtgtgtcagtataTTGTCTATGattgtattttccttcctttttagaCCACATAGGCCAAATAAAATACTTAAAATGGTAGGATAACTGCATCTCTCTCACTATCTGAATTTCTGTCGGTGTCCATTTTGAAAGTGCTGACCGAATAGGCCTACCTCGTTGCAGCTCGTTTGCTTGCACTTAGAATTAAGTGTTAATGATAAGAACAGACATTATGAATTTACTGAACATAAATGTAATAATGTTTGTGTATGGTTCAAAATTCAAAACTCATGTTGGAGTTTGTTACTATTAAAGGACAATGAGGTTCTTATCGACTTACACAAATCCACAAGGAGTGAGTAgacaccacatttgtttaagaaaGTCAGCcgtatcagctatgtttttaaaaAGTCAGTAAaggaggctgaatgaactgtatcGCTGCCAGAcgaggctccactgatagccaggtgtagcggtggtaaggattcactccatggtgctgaaaagaaagctctgctgttgggacaactttatgtaggccctaacagtttgtgggcaccgtttgtcactgttatagtgaaattaatgtattgtttagtgttgtgtattgttgtggctttgctggtgtgcatttaaaaaaattgtggcatttgccccaccaagatttacatgctaaaatcgccactgtgtATAACCACATTATCAGTGGTTTGATGTTATCAAAACAATTCTGAAATGTTAATATAAAAACATAAAACATGTTCTTGAGGTATCAGTAAATGTAACACGATTAAAACTTTATctgacagagtcaatgtgagtgtatgtgtgtgtgcatgagtcttTTGTGTCCTCAGTCCTTTGCACACAGTTtacagtctcagtctcagtgaGGAGCTACAGCACAGTCCTGACAAGCTCCTTCTCTATTACCTCCTGGAACAGGTCATCTGTGTGACCCTCTGACAGTTTATTACCAGGGCCAGTTGAAGCTGCTAGACAATAAAAGGGTCCAGTTCCCATCTCTGCTGAGCCTGGAGGGTGTTAGTGCTCGGGGTGCTGGGATCCCTGGGCCTCCCTGTGAGCAGAAAGATAAAGCAGGGTATATAGTTTACAATAGTATATATTCTGTTCCATTCCATGTTGCAAGAGATATTTTGCTGTACCTACTACGGTTATTACTTACTAAGCAGTAACTGCATTTGTCACTGTCTAGTATTTACTGTCAAAGGCAGTTTGGGACTTTCCTCTTTCTAACTCATTTTAACACGCAGTCTTAAAATACTATGCAATACCGTAAAGATTTAACCAAAAGACTGATAGGGGACTATTCTAAATATAAGGAATGACTAGGCCTATATTGAGAAACCACCCACATGACTTTACAACATGTAAAATCCCCCTGACACAAAAGGAGAAATCGTGTGTTTTCACGCGTCGCAGTTCGGATAGGTTAAGAACGTGCACACATGTTCTCGCACGCTAAGTCATTGTCACAAGATCACGAGTCGAAAAAACACCGTCTCATTGATTATTCTGCTCTCAACGGCATCTCTGCACCTTTAGAGTTTACCGTCATCTCGTCTCGATCTCAGCAAACCAACAAACAGGGGAAACTCTTTGTAGTAGACAGAGACGTGTGCAAATCAAGTAAGAACAGCAGAAAAGTTACCTCTCCATCTGCGATAGCCAAAGATGGCAGCAGCAATGACCATGGCCACTGTCAGTGACGTGCCCAATGCAATAGAAAGGGTGTTACATTGACTATGAATTGCTGGTAGGTCTATTTCATCTGCGAAGAAAAAGATTGAGAGGCAAACGATGTTATTTTGCATCGTCAACTATATAATGCACAACAAGAAGTTGCAAATGTTCTCGGTCAGAAGTGCAAAACAAAAACAAGAATTTTGGAAATAACCTGATATTACACCAGATAGGCCGGTGGGAACAGAACTTCCCTAAATCTTAACCGACAGTGACCACCAGTAGTTCAGATGTGTGAAATGGATGAAATTTGGTTTTCACGGAAAGGTGGATGCTCTTTATCTCCACTATCTCCATAACCATCTTTAAAGCCTTTTTCCTCCCATGTTGACGTAGACCTCCTACAACATGTGTTTTGCTGAATGGAAGTTGTAAATATTACGCTTTGACGCCATGATCATTGAGGAATGCACCCGTTTATAGCACCTTTTAaatcaacaacacatctacactcaacgtttaaaaaaaatggtGTAGGCCTCACCATAACCTCCTAGTTTCCATTACCTTGTGCAGTCAGTACAACGTCACAGAGTCTCATTTCTAGGGTATCGGTGTCAAGCCAAGAGGTGGGAAAATAAAAACAGGGGTAACACATTTTGAAGGGTACCTACATAAGGACTTCCCCAGACATTTAGAAGCAGTGCATAAGCGGCTTATTAATCTGTTATGTACgagttatgaatgtgttatgaagtcctGATTGAGGTAcccttcaaataaagtgttatcAAACATGATCAAATTCACTTCATACCTGGGATGTCAAACCTGGCTGATGGACCCTTTGGAACTTTCCCTTCCTCCACCAAGGCACAGGTGTAGTTGTTTTTGTCAGAGGATTTCACTGTTATCTTGCTGGCGACTTGGAAAAGCTGGTCTGGAGTTCTAACAGTGGTGTCATTGGACTTTATGTTCCTAAGACTCCTGTCTTTCCAGGTCATAGTGGCCAGAGGATAGCCCTCAGATTCACAGACCAGCTCTACCTCATCTCCCCTACGTCTCTTCATGCTTTTAACAATAGTTTTATAGGAGGCTAAAAGATAGATAAAAACTTTACTATGTAACAACATGATAATATAAAGTGTAATTACAGCATTACTACATAGTTTTACGAGCAACTAAAAGTGTTACCACAATTATTTTAAAGTTTATTAAAGTTTATTACTCAATACTGAAAGACTGGAAATTAGAATGAGCCTAGAGTAATGTTCTGTTACACTGACAGATTCATGACTGACCTTTAACAGTCAAAGTTGTCTGTTTGTAATCAGCTCCCGCCATTTCCACGAGGCATTGGTAGGTCCCAGAGTCATTGATCCTCAGCATGGACACCTCTAGCTTGGCCCACCCATTGGTCATCTCCTCCGTCACCAATCGTACCCTGCCACGGTACTGGGGATTCTGGGAAGTGAGGTCTTCCTGTCTGTTCTCCAGCCTGTACACCTCCACAACTGGAGGAGGCCAGATGCGATGCCATATCACTGACAAGTTTGGGCCCTGGCCCCCAGGTTGGAACCTGCAACCCATGGTGACTACACCGCGGAACTCTGCCACGTGGAAAGGACTGTCCACCTCCACTGTGAACAAGGCTGTGTGGAAAGAGAGAacaaaagatgtgtgtgtgtgtgtgtggggggggggggttctatgaACTAAACACACAAAACTTTTAAATGTGGCCCTGAGtctatattgtattgtattgcattGAGTACTTAAAAACATCAATAACATACCTGCAAGAGTGGGCCATAAGACTACTTGTAAAACCAAAAGAAAGGCCTGCTCCATTCTAACTAGAGAAGAACGAAAACATTTGAAATGTTGCAACCACATCCTTTTGTAAGTGGAATTATGAGTCAGTCTATGTAAATAGAACACACCAAAAccactgtacagatgtaggaccttaattggagccagtttgttacagcaggaaaataatcctgcagcaacaggaaaatgctcaccaacaagagtgatcaaatgaagatcctacatctttaTAAGGCTGGTCTGagcttgtcagcaacgggtgacCCAAAGGAAAAAGAATATGtgcctacagtgcattcgaaaagtattcagaccccttgacttttccacattttgttacgttacagctttattctaaaatggattaaatcgtttttttccctcatcaatctatacacaataccccataatgacaaacatccccacagcatgatgtgcCAACGCCATGCTTTactgtagggatggtaccaggttccttccagacgtgacgcttggcattgatttcatcagaccagagaatcttgtttctcatggtctgagagtcctttaggtgccttttggcaaactccaagtgggctgtcatgtgccttccgtctggccactctaccataaaggcctgattggtggagtgctgcagagatggctgtctatctggaaggttctcccatctccacagaggaactctggagctctgtcagagtgaccatcgggtccttggtcacctccctgaccaaggcccttctcccccgatttgctCAGTTTGTCAGGGCAGCCAACTCTacgaagagtcttgatggttccaaacttcgtccatttaaggatgatggaggccactgtgttcttgggaaccttcaatgctgcagacattttttggtaaccttccccagatctatgcctcgacatgatcctgtctcggagctctacggacaattccttcaacctcatggcttgggtttttgctcttacatgcactgtcaactttgggaccttatatagactggtgtgtgcctttccaaatcatgtccaatcaattgaaatatccacaggtggactacaatcaagttgtagaaacatttcaaggatgatcaatggaaacaggatacacctgagctcaatttcgagtctcatagcaaaggatctgaatacttaagtaaataaggtatttctgttttttattttttaacatttctaaaaacctgttttcactttgtcattatggggtattgtgcgtagattgatgtgAAACatgtgtatttaatcaattttagaataaggctataacgtaacaaaatgtgtgaaaaggcaaggggtctgaatactttctgaatgcactgtatttattaATCTCTTGTTATGTTGCAAACATTTCATGCACAGTCATCATTCGAACTTGACATACAACCTCATGATTAGACCATACTGGTATGAGTCAGCATgcccgcacacacgcacacacacacactggtcaagAATAGTGGATGTAAACAAAAGGAACACATCAGGCTCAGTACAGCTTAGTGAATTGCATAAATTCAACTTTTAAATCAATACAATAAACCCACGTTCAAAAATCTGTTGGACAAATAACATTCTAATTGTTATTTGTCCAATGATTTATTCTGCCTTTTGCTTGAACATATAATAAAACAATTGATCAAAAAAagattatatatactgtatatatataatctggATAAGagatattgtcacgttcctgacctgttttctgtttagttttgtgtgttagttggtcaggacgtgagtttgggtgggcattctatgttgtctgtttctatgttggtttagggttgcctggtatggctctcaattggaggcaggtgtttggcgttcctctaattgagagtcatatttaggtaggctgttcacaaggtttgttggtgggtggttgtctcctgtgtctgtgtcgatgtttgcaccatacgggactgtttacggtttgttcatttaatgtagtctgttcctgttcatttcgttcttcacgttgtatgtaagttcgttgttcaggtctgtctactttcgttttgttattttgtatcattttcaagtatagttcgttttcgtgtttgttcgttttgtttatttaaaataaaattcatcatgtattcacaacccgctgcgccttggttcgatcactactcctcctcttcttatgaagagagagaggaacgccgttacagaaccacccaccaatccagagccaagcagcgtaatttggagcaacgggcaagtatacaggacttgtggagttgggagcaaatatttaacggagaaggaccatgggctaaagtaaatcaccgtccatgggaacggctggaggcagctcggagagcggaggaaaatagagagaggaaccggcgttatgaggggacgcgtcttgcacggaagcccgaaaagcccgtgagtaactcccaaaaatttcttgggggggggctaaggggtagTGGGcgaagggcaggtaggagacctgcgcccacttcccaggctaaccgtggagagcgggagtacgggcagacaccgtgttacgcagtagagcgcacggtgtctcctgtacgtgtgcatagcccggtgcgggttattccacctccccgcactggtagggctagattgggcattgagccaggtgtcatgaggccggctcaacgcgtctggtctccagtgcgtctcctcgggccagcatacatggcacctgccttacgcatggtttccccggttcgcctacatagcccggtgcgggttattccacctccccgcactggtcgggcgaccgggagcattcaaccaggtaaggttgggcaggctcaatgctcaagagagccagtacgcctgcacggtccggtatttccggcgccacctccccgccccagcctagtacctacagtgcctacactacgcactaggctaccagtgcgtttccagagccctgttcctcctccacgcactctccctatagtgcgtgtatccagttcggtgcctccagttccggccccacgcactaagccacctgtgcgtctcctaagtcctgtacacactgtcacttctccccgtactagtcctgaggtgcgtgccctcagcccggtgccaccagtgccggtaccacgcaccaggtatagagtacgctttgagagtccagtgtgccctgtccctgcttcccgcactagtatgaaggtgcgtgtccttagcccggtgcctccagttccggcaccacgcaccaggtctacagtgcgccttatccggccagagccatccgtctacccagcgccatctgagccatccgtctcctcagcgccatctgagccatccgtctccccagcgccatctgagccatccgtctccccagcgccatctgagccatccgtctccccagcgccgtctgagccgcccgtctgcaatgagcctgcaaagccgcccgtctgccatgagcctgcaaagccgcccgtctgccatgagcctacagagccgtccgccagacaggagccgctagagccgcccgccagacaggagccgctagagccgtccgtcagacagggtctgccagagccgccaaccagacaggatctgccagagccgccaaccagacaggatctgccagagccgccagccagacaggatctgccagagccgccagccagacaggatctgccagagccgccagccagacaggatctgccagagccgccagcgagccatgagcagccagagccgtcagcgagccatgagcagccagagccgtcagcgagccatgagcagccagagccgtcagcgagccatgagcggccagagccgtcagcctgccatgagcagccagagccgtcagagagccatgagcagccagagccgtcagagagccatgagcagccagagccgtcagagagccatgagcagccagagccgtcagagagccatgagcagccagagccgtcagagagccatgagcagccagagccgtcagccagccatgagcgtccagagccgtcagccagccatgagcgtccagagccgtcagcctgccatgagcgtccagagccgtcagcctgccatgagcgtccagagccgtcagcctgccatgagcgtccagagccgtcagcctgccatgagcgtccagagccgtcagcctgccatgagcgtccagagccgtcagtcagccatgagctgtccctcagccagaagcggctagtaattcagaactgcccctcagtccagagctgtctctctgtccggagctgcccttcagtccggagttgcccctctgtcctgagctaccttgtcccagagctgtccttgattctggtgttgcccctaaatttaggtggggttatttggagggtggtcattgtggggaggatacggaagcggggattgattatggtggggtgggaaccacgcccggagcctaagccaccaccgtggtcagatgcccacccagaccctcccctggactttttggtgatgcgttcggagtacgcatcttgaggggggggttatgtcacgttcctgacctgttttctgtttagttttgtgtgttagttggtcaggacgtgagtttgggtgggcattctatgttgtctgtttctatgttggtttagggttgcctggtatggctctcaattggaggcaggtgtttggcgttcctctaattgagagtcatatttaggtaggctgttcacaaggtttgttggtgggtggttgtgtctgtgtcgatgtttgcaccatacgggactgtttacggtttgttcatttaatgtagtctgttcctgttcatttcgttcttcacgttgtatgtaagttcgttgttcaggtctgtctactttcgttttgttattttgtatcattttcaagtatagttcgttttcgtgtttgttcgttttgtttatttaaaataaaattcatcatgtattcacaacccgctgcgccttggttcgatcactactcctcctcttcttatgaagagagagaggaacgccgttacagataTAGTCCATTTGAGGACTATATCACAGCACAATAATATACCATGGAAAATATATATGTAGAAAAACATGAAAAAGATTTGTGCCGAGCAGAGGGAATATTGAAACATAACAATAGCATTTCTGTATTTAACCTGAGAATAGTAGATTTGGGAAAAAAGTAAAAGTCAACAAAAAAAATGACGGATTTAAAAAAAGATACTAGACCATTATTACCCTACTTGCATACACATAAAGATAACTTTAGAAGCATCTCATGAGTCTGCATAATCTACCACCACGTTTGAAAATAAAAGCATTTAAGCCAAATATGTTGACACATAAACGAAATGAAGTTCAGCACTCACTAAATGCAGTAGATGCAGTCTTCTACCTTAATAGAAGTATTTCttgttccttccttccttctttcatAATCATATCAcagttgtgacatatattgtttTGTAGCGCAGTATTTATATTCCTATCTACTTCCCATACTGTAATTCTCCTCCCCCCCAAACCATGCAGTTTCCTGGTAGTGACTGTGCATGTGAAATCTGGACACAAAGTTGGTGAGTAGCCTAGTAGTAACTATGATCAAATTCCTTATTTCCTTTACAAGGAAGAATTCTGAATTTACAGTGAAGGGGCAAGCCCAGCAGTGTACTATGAATAGCCTGAACAGGCAGTGAGCCAAACGGACCTATTACAAAGGAAAAGCCTGCCCAGACAATTTAGTTGTTTATTGCCAAAGTTACTAATTAACCTAAACTACAATAACCGTACCAACCCTCCCTTTACAAATAAATCCAAATTGTATGAGAC is a genomic window of Salvelinus alpinus chromosome 18, SLU_Salpinus.1, whole genome shotgun sequence containing:
- the LOC139543605 gene encoding programmed cell death 1 ligand 1-like isoform X1, which codes for MEQAFLLVLQVVLWPTLAALFTVEVDSPFHVAEFRGVVTMGCRFQPGGQGPNLSVIWHRIWPPPVVEVYRLENRQEDLTSQNPQYRGRVRLVTEEMTNGWAKLEVSMLRINDSGTYQCLVEMAGADYKQTTLTVKASYKTIVKSMKRRRGDEVELVCESEGYPLATMTWKDRSLRNIKSNDTTVRTPDQLFQVASKITVKSSDKNNYTCALVEEGKVPKGPSARFDIPDEIDLPAIHSQCNTLSIALGTSLTVAMVIAAAIFGYRRWRGRPRDPSTPSTNTLQAQQRWELDPFIV
- the LOC139543605 gene encoding programmed cell death 1 ligand 1-like isoform X3; translation: MGCRFQPGGQGPNLSVIWHRIWPPPVVEVYRLENRQEDLTSQNPQYRGRVRLVTEEMTNGWAKLEVSMLRINDSGTYQCLVEMAGADYKQTTLTVKASYKTIVKSMKRRRGDEVELVCESEGYPLATMTWKDRSLRNIKSNDTTVRTPDQLFQVASKITVKSSDKNNYTCALVEEGKVPKGPSARFDIPDEIDLPAIHSQCNTLSIALGTSLTVAMVIAAAIFGYRRWRGRPRDPSTPSTNTLQAQQRWELDPFIV
- the LOC139543605 gene encoding programmed cell death 1 ligand 1-like isoform X2; translation: MKEGRKEQEILLLRMEQAFLLVLQVVLWPTLAALFTVEVDSPFHVAEFRGVVTMGCRFQPGGQGPNLSVIWHRIWPPPVVEVYRLENRQEDLTSQNPQYRGRVRLVTEEMTNGWAKLEVSMLRINDSGTYQCLVEMAGADYKQTTLTVKASYKTIVKSMKRRRGDEVELVCESEGYPLATMTWKDRSLRNIKSNDTTVRTPDQLFQVASKITVKSSDKNNYTCALVEEGKVPKGPSARFDIPGRPRDPSTPSTNTLQAQQRWELDPFIV